In one window of Candidatus Avedoeria danica DNA:
- a CDS encoding ester cyclase: MSSEQKAMSAAVLGDVYAAGNTDRIPALFHERYVQKPYGFSGHDGVRRHAAAWRTAFSDLALELVDQIEEGDGVVNLVFLTGTHDGLLHDHVAPTGRSVAVMAIILHRFEQGRIVEGVVLFDELALYQQLGVVGTPVWG; the protein is encoded by the coding sequence ATGTCGAGCGAGCAGAAGGCGATGTCCGCAGCCGTCCTGGGCGACGTGTATGCGGCCGGCAACACGGACCGGATCCCGGCGTTGTTCCACGAGCGCTACGTCCAGAAGCCGTACGGCTTCTCCGGCCACGACGGCGTGCGTCGGCACGCCGCGGCATGGCGGACGGCGTTCTCCGACTTGGCGCTCGAGCTCGTCGACCAGATCGAGGAAGGAGACGGCGTCGTGAACCTCGTCTTCCTAACCGGGACGCACGACGGGCTGCTTCACGACCACGTCGCGCCGACAGGCCGGTCCGTCGCTGTGATGGCGATCATCCTCCACCGCTTCGAGCAGGGGCGGATCGTCGAGGGCGTCGTTCTTTTCGACGAGCTCGCGCTCTACCAGCAGCTGGGCGTCGTCGGGACGCCGGTGTGGGGCTGA
- a CDS encoding GlsB/YeaQ/YmgE family stress response membrane protein: MWWIIAGPIGGFLAGWFLKGDKKFDLVDVVIGLLGGALFGWIFSFVGTGLFGQVISAFLGSIVLVWLYEKFSGKRINM; the protein is encoded by the coding sequence ATGTGGTGGATCATCGCCGGCCCGATCGGCGGCTTTCTGGCCGGCTGGTTCCTCAAAGGCGACAAGAAGTTCGACCTCGTCGACGTCGTCATCGGCCTCCTCGGAGGCGCGCTGTTCGGTTGGATCTTCTCGTTCGTCGGCACCGGCTTGTTCGGTCAGGTGATCAGCGCGTTCCTCGGTTCCATCGTCCTCGTGTGGCTGTACGAGAAGTTCTCGGGCAAGCGGATCAACATGTAA